From a single Kryptolebias marmoratus isolate JLee-2015 linkage group LG6, ASM164957v2, whole genome shotgun sequence genomic region:
- the LOC108238485 gene encoding alpha-1,6-mannosylglycoprotein 6-beta-N-acetylglucosaminyltransferase A-like: MRKPQQTLKRILFLLLGICVMWCLSLPYFILSKVDQEDKSVTADHRLTKKSIEWVDTSKAQDVIKMFARFVDELLSIAESSKNFSFSPSLKEQKEELHVLQVKMEAEKAKGQMRDEMINELRSDKRQLQQQVTELEELLKLQMEKKEEPKPDEKPEEDTEEDKNCPLPLTDGFPDCKGKVKWMKDMWKSDPCYTSYGVNGSLCSILVYLSEVETWCPVLPGRKVRSAETVKPGSDKAVVRNDLEGLYQSLADQTQFKWIQQRIKSMEEIWVEAGRSLSAKNNQAEWKVKQILVHPGLLTDEANLKIAENAFRGGPLGELVQWSDLISTLYILGHNLHLSASVPSLKTFLGNVAGNCPPLHSKLEPKLIYTDIVGLRQIRSVLRTSWDKYKCAVRVLDSFGTEPDFNHAHWALKHNLRSPFGGLNLIPMQFYTMFPHTPDNTFLGFVVQHQLSSEEHELLKSTKRRSQALVYGKRAAFWKGKEAYLDVIHKYLDVHGTVDDGALIPSYVKNHGIVTGSEVQTLLRQSKVFVGLSFPYEGPAPLEALANGCIFLNPRLKPPQSSLNSDFFKGKPNTREVTSQHPYAEAIGEPYVWMVDMYNQTDVQRAITAILNHSIKPYLPYEFTCEGMLQRVNVLIEKQDFCSAAQSWPPLSALQVVTAKPGVSCKRACQRAGLICEPAFFSHLNNAKTLASYSIDCQTSEFSSDHIVLPAYNSSSKQCLFQSDPLLFSCVRSDESLKRICPCRDYIKDQIALCKTCI, from the exons ATGAGAAAGCCACAGCAAACTCTCAAGaggattttgtttctgctgctggggATTTGTGTCATGTGGTGTCTGAGTCTGCCGTATTTTATTCTG AGTAAAGTTGACCAAGAGGACAAAAGTGTGACTGCAGACCACAGGTTGACAAAAAAGAGTATCGAGTGGGTGGACACAAGTAAGGCTCAAG ATGTGATAAAGATGTTTGCCAGGTTTGTGGATGAACTGCTGAGCATTGCAGAATCTTCAAAAAATT TCTCCTTTTCACCCAGTTTGAAGGAGCAAAAAGAGGAGCTACATGTACTTCAGGTGAAGATGGAGGCAGAGAAGGCCAAAGGTCAGATGAGGGATGAGATGATAAATGAGCTGCGTTCGGATAAACGGCAGCTGCAGCAACAAGTGACTGAACTGGAGGAGCTCCTAAAGCTACAAATGGAGAAAAAGGAAGAGCCGAAACCAGATGAGAAGCCAG AGGAGGACACTGAAGAAGATAAAAATTGTCCACTGCCTCTCACAGATGGATTTCCTGACTGTAAGGGGAAAGTGAAG TGGATGAAGGACATGTGGAAGAGTGACCCTTGCTACACGAGTTACGGTGTGAACGGGTCACTGTGCTCTATCCTCGTTTACCTTAGTGAG GTAGAGACATGGTGTCCGGTTCTTCCAGGCCGAAAGGTACGATCAGCGGAAACGGTAAAG CCGGGATCGGACAAAGCTGTGGTACGCAACGATTTAGAAGGTTTATACCAATCTCTGGCTGATCAAACCCAGTTCAAGTGGATCCAGCAACGAATTAAAAGCATGGAGGAGATTTGGGTGGAGGCTGGACGCTCCCTTTCAGCCAAAAACAACCAGGCGGAGTGGAAAGTTAAACAG ATTTTGGTGCATCCTGGTTTGCTTACAGATGAAGCAAATCTAAAAATAGCAGAGAATGCTTTCAGAGGCGGGCCCCTGGGGGAGCTCGTTCAGTGGAGTGATCTTATATCCACACTTTACATCTTGGGTCACAACCTCCACCTGTCGGCCTCCGTACCGAGCCTGAAAAC TTTTTTGGGGAACGTAGCGGGGAACTGCCCTCCTCTTCATTCAAAACTGGAACCAAAGCTGATCTATACAGACATTGTCGGTCTCAGACAGATCCGGTCTGTGCTAAGGACATCTTGGGACAAATACAA GTGTGCGGTCCGTGTGTTGGACTCTTTCGGGACAGAACCAGACTTTAATCATGCACACTGGGCTTTGAAGCATAATCTTAGAAGTCCATTCGGTGGCCTGAATCTGATCCCCATGCAGTTCTACACCATGTTCC CTCATACACCAGACAACACGTTCCTCGGCTTTGTGGTACAGCACCAGCTGAGCTCTGAGGAACATGAGCTGCTCAAGTCTACCAAGAGACGAAGCCAGGCCCTTGTGTACGGAAAGCGTGCAGCATTTTGGAAG GGTAAGGAGGCTTACCTGGACGTTATCCACAAGTACTTGGACGTCCACGGGACGGTGGACGACGGCGCTCTGATTCCGAGTTACGTGAAAAACCACGGCATCGTCACAGGATCGGAGGTTCAAACCTTGTTGAGACAAAGCAAA GTTTTTGTAGGGCTGTCGTTCCCCTACGAAGGACCCGCCCCTCTGGAAGCTTTGGCCAATGGCTGCATTTTCCTGAACCCCAGGTTAAAACCTCCACAGAGCAGCCTGAATTCAGATTTCTTCAAAGGGAAACCCAACACCAGAGAG GTGACGTCTCAGCACCCTTATGCTGAGGCAATAGGAGAGCCGTATGTATGGATGGTGGATATGTACAACCAAACAGACGTGCAGAGAGCTATTACTGCTATTCTCAACCACAGT ATCAAGCCTTACCTTCCCTATGAGTTTACCTGTGAAGGCATGCTGCAGAGGGTTAATGTTCTGATCGAAAAACAG GACTTCTGttcagctgcacagagctggccGCCTCTGAGCGCGCTCCAGGTGGTGACAGCAAAGCCAGGCGTTTCGTGTAAACGGGCGTGTCAGAGGGCAGGGCTTATCTGTGAACCCGCATTCTTTTCACACCTTAACAATGCTAAGACGCTTGCCAG TTACAGTATAGATTGTCAAACATCCGAGTTTTCCAGTGATCACATCGTGCTTCCTGCCTACAACAGCAGCAGTAAACAATGTCTGTTCCAGTCGGAtcctctgctcttcagctgTGTCAGATCAGACGAGTCCCTCAAACGAATCTGCCCCTGCAGGGACTACATCAAAGACCAAATAGCGTTATGCAAGACGTGCATCTAA